One window from the genome of [Clostridium] celerecrescens 18A encodes:
- the recD2 gene encoding SF1B family DNA helicase RecD2 produces MATVCGFVEKIKYRNEDNGYTVLSLVNAGEEYTLVGSFHYISEGEMIEAVGSMTEHPVYGEQMTVESYEIKAPEDTAAMERYLGSGAIKGIGAALASRIVRRFKADTFRVMEEEPERLSEVKGVSEKMAMSISQQVEEKKEMRQAMMFLQEYGITMNLAVKIYQEYGPRLYSVLKENPYQLADDIPGVGFKMADEIARKAGIFTDSDFRIKCGVLYILLQATANGHTYLPEEDLLSQASELLKIEPSFIEKHLMDMQLDKRLVIRELEGKRIVYASQYYYMELNVAKMLHDLNIRGRMPEEEIQTQLLKLQKEEQIELDEKQVQAVVEAVNSGLLIITGGPGTGKTTTINTIIRFFESQEMEILLAAPTGRAAKRMTEATGYEARTIHRLLELTGVPGDDRSLGMHFERNEENPLDADAVIIDETSMVDIHLMQSLLKAINPGTRLILVGDVNQLPSVGPGNVLRDMIDSGSFNVVMLTKIFRQATQSDIVVNAHKINRGEQVPLGKKSNDFLFIKREDPNAIINAMITLVQDKLPGYVHAKTYDIQIMTPMRKGAIGVERLNTILQEYLNPPGDGKAEKETAGVTYRVGDKVMQIKNNYNIEWEVRNKYGIPMDKGTGVYNGDMGIVREINAFAELVTVEFDEGRMVDYSFKQLEELELAYAITIHKSQGSEYPAVVIPVFSGPRMLMTRNLIYTAVTRAKSCVCLVGMPEIFGDMVNNEMEQRRYSGLKDRICEISMLS; encoded by the coding sequence ATGGCAACAGTCTGCGGATTTGTAGAGAAAATTAAATACAGGAACGAGGACAACGGTTACACGGTACTGAGTCTCGTGAATGCAGGAGAAGAGTATACCCTTGTGGGAAGTTTCCATTACATAAGCGAGGGCGAAATGATTGAAGCCGTGGGCTCCATGACCGAGCATCCGGTTTATGGGGAGCAGATGACCGTAGAGAGCTATGAGATCAAGGCTCCGGAGGATACTGCGGCTATGGAACGGTACCTGGGATCAGGAGCCATCAAGGGTATCGGGGCAGCTCTTGCCTCCAGGATTGTCCGCCGCTTTAAAGCTGATACATTCCGTGTCATGGAAGAGGAACCGGAACGGCTTTCTGAAGTAAAGGGAGTCAGCGAAAAAATGGCGATGTCCATCTCTCAGCAGGTAGAGGAGAAAAAGGAGATGCGCCAGGCCATGATGTTCCTTCAGGAGTATGGAATTACCATGAATCTGGCTGTAAAAATTTATCAGGAGTATGGGCCCAGACTTTACAGCGTGTTAAAGGAAAACCCTTACCAGCTGGCAGATGATATTCCCGGCGTAGGATTTAAAATGGCGGATGAAATTGCCAGAAAAGCAGGAATTTTCACAGATTCGGATTTCCGTATCAAGTGTGGCGTGCTGTACATCCTTTTACAGGCTACGGCTAACGGCCATACCTATTTGCCAGAGGAAGACCTTTTATCCCAGGCCTCGGAGCTTCTTAAAATAGAACCTTCTTTTATAGAAAAGCATCTGATGGATATGCAGTTGGATAAACGGCTTGTCATCCGGGAGTTAGAAGGGAAACGGATTGTTTACGCTTCCCAGTATTATTACATGGAACTGAATGTGGCAAAGATGCTTCACGACTTAAATATCAGGGGGAGGATGCCGGAAGAGGAGATACAGACCCAGCTTCTTAAGCTTCAAAAGGAAGAACAGATTGAGCTGGATGAAAAGCAGGTTCAGGCAGTGGTAGAAGCGGTAAACAGCGGGCTTCTCATTATTACCGGAGGTCCAGGTACTGGTAAGACGACCACCATCAACACCATCATACGGTTCTTTGAAAGCCAGGAGATGGAAATTCTCCTGGCGGCTCCTACCGGTAGGGCGGCTAAGAGGATGACGGAAGCTACTGGATATGAGGCGAGGACTATTCACCGGCTTCTGGAGCTGACTGGAGTCCCGGGAGATGACAGGTCTCTGGGAATGCATTTTGAAAGAAATGAGGAAAATCCTCTGGATGCTGATGCGGTGATCATTGATGAGACTTCCATGGTAGATATCCATTTGATGCAGTCTTTGCTAAAGGCAATTAATCCGGGGACAAGGCTTATCCTTGTGGGAGATGTGAATCAGCTTCCCAGCGTCGGCCCTGGTAACGTGCTACGGGATATGATTGATTCCGGAAGCTTTAATGTGGTCATGCTCACTAAGATTTTCCGTCAGGCAACCCAAAGCGATATTGTGGTCAATGCCCATAAAATCAACAGGGGAGAGCAGGTCCCCCTGGGGAAAAAGAGCAATGATTTTCTCTTCATAAAGAGAGAGGATCCAAATGCGATCATCAATGCCATGATTACATTGGTTCAGGATAAATTACCAGGTTATGTTCATGCAAAGACCTATGATATTCAGATCATGACGCCGATGAGAAAAGGCGCCATCGGTGTGGAACGGTTAAATACCATTTTACAGGAATATTTAAATCCCCCAGGAGATGGGAAAGCTGAAAAGGAAACGGCCGGAGTCACTTACCGGGTAGGTGATAAGGTCATGCAGATCAAGAACAATTATAACATTGAGTGGGAGGTCCGCAACAAGTATGGGATTCCTATGGACAAGGGCACCGGTGTTTACAATGGGGATATGGGCATTGTCCGGGAGATCAATGCCTTTGCAGAGCTGGTAACTGTGGAATTCGACGAAGGGCGTATGGTGGACTACAGCTTTAAGCAGCTGGAGGAGTTGGAGCTTGCCTATGCCATTACCATTCACAAGTCTCAGGGAAGTGAATACCCGGCAGTGGTCATTCCTGTTTTTTCCGGACCAAGGATGTTGATGACCAGGAACCTGATTTACACCGCGGTGACCCGGGCGAAATCTTGTGTCTGCCTGGTGGGAATGCCGGAAATCTTCGGAGATATGGTGAATAATGAAATGGAGCAGCGGAGATATTCGGGCTTGAAGGACCGGATTTGTGAGATTAGTATGTTATCTTAA
- the mreB gene encoding rod shape-determining protein, which yields MIMMMSNDIGIDLGTASILVYIKGKGVVLKEPSVVAIDRDTNKIKAIGEEARLMIGRTPGNIVAVRPLRQGVISDYTVTEKMLKYFINKAVGKRTLRKPRISVCIPSGATEVEKKAVEDATYQAGAREVAIIEEPVAAAIGAGIDIAKACGNMIVDIGGGTSDIAVISLGGTVVSTSIKVAGDDFDEALVRYMRKKHNLLIGERTAEEIKINIGAAYRRPEVLTMEVRGRNLVTGLPKTIVVTSDETLDALKEPAMQIVDAVHNVLERTPPELAADIFDRGIVLTGGGSLLSGLDALIEEKTGITTMIAEDPLTAVAIGTGKFIEFMHGGDNKTEF from the coding sequence ATCATAATGATGATGTCCAATGATATTGGAATTGATTTAGGTACAGCAAGCATACTGGTCTATATCAAGGGAAAGGGAGTTGTATTAAAGGAACCTTCCGTTGTAGCCATTGACCGTGACACTAATAAAATCAAAGCAATTGGAGAGGAAGCCAGACTGATGATCGGAAGAACACCAGGCAATATTGTGGCAGTAAGGCCTCTTCGCCAAGGCGTTATTTCTGATTATACCGTAACAGAAAAGATGCTTAAATACTTTATCAACAAGGCGGTTGGTAAAAGAACACTGAGAAAACCAAGAATCAGTGTGTGCATTCCAAGCGGAGCCACTGAGGTGGAGAAAAAAGCGGTAGAGGATGCCACCTATCAGGCAGGAGCCAGAGAGGTAGCAATCATAGAGGAGCCGGTTGCAGCAGCGATTGGTGCGGGAATCGACATTGCAAAGGCCTGCGGCAATATGATCGTTGATATAGGCGGAGGAACCTCTGATATTGCAGTTATTTCTCTTGGAGGTACGGTAGTTAGCACCTCCATAAAGGTTGCAGGAGATGATTTTGATGAAGCCCTTGTCCGATACATGCGAAAGAAACATAACCTTTTGATCGGTGAGAGAACGGCTGAGGAAATCAAAATCAACATCGGTGCAGCATACAGAAGGCCGGAGGTCTTAACCATGGAGGTTCGCGGTCGTAACCTTGTTACCGGTCTGCCAAAGACCATTGTGGTAACTTCGGACGAGACTCTGGATGCCTTAAAAGAACCGGCTATGCAGATCGTAGACGCGGTACACAACGTTTTGGAGCGTACTCCACCGGAACTGGCAGCCGATATTTTTGACAGGGGAATCGTGCTTACGGGAGGCGGCTCTCTCTTAAGCGGTCTGGATGCTTTAATTGAGGAGAAGACCGGAATCACAACGATGATTGCAGAGGACCCGCTCACTGCTGTGGCCATTGGAACAGGAAAATTTATTGAATTCATGCATGGCGGAGATAATAAAACAGAATTTTAA
- a CDS encoding ABC-F family ATP-binding cassette domain-containing protein, producing MSILNVEHLTHGFGDRAIFQDVSFRLLKGEHIGLIGANGEGKSTFMNIITGTLQPDEGKVEWAKRVRVGYLDQHTVLDKGMTIRDVLKGAFAFLFQMEEQMNEICDKMGEADEETMTSMMEELGTIQDLLMAHDFYIIDSKVEEVARALGLSDMGLDKDVTELSGGQRTKILLGKLLLEKPDILLLDEPTNYLDEQHIEWLKRYLQEYENAFILISHDIPFLNSVVNIIYHMENQSLDRYVGDYEKFQEVYAVKRAQLEAAYKRQQQEIAELEDFVARNKARVSTRNMAMSRQKKLDKMDVIELSKDKPKPEFHFMEARTAGKYIIETTDMVIGYEEPLSSPLNLSMERGEKVVLVGANGIGKTTLLKSILGLIPSLGGSVELGDYLSIGYFEQEMTPGNTTTCIEEIWKEFPSYTQYQVRSALAKCGLTTKHIESQVRVLSGGEQAKVRLCKLINRETNVLLLDEPTNHLDVEAKEELKRALKEYKGSILLICHEPEFYDGIATRVLDCREWALKLS from the coding sequence ATGAGCATATTAAACGTAGAACATCTGACCCATGGATTCGGGGACCGTGCCATCTTTCAGGATGTATCCTTCCGCCTTTTAAAGGGAGAGCATATCGGCCTGATCGGAGCCAACGGGGAAGGTAAATCCACATTTATGAATATAATAACCGGAACATTACAGCCGGATGAAGGTAAGGTGGAGTGGGCGAAACGGGTCCGAGTCGGTTATCTGGACCAGCATACGGTGCTGGATAAGGGGATGACCATCCGGGATGTATTAAAAGGCGCTTTTGCGTTCCTGTTTCAGATGGAAGAACAGATGAATGAGATCTGTGACAAAATGGGTGAGGCAGATGAGGAAACCATGACCTCCATGATGGAGGAACTTGGAACCATTCAGGACCTTCTCATGGCCCATGATTTTTATATTATTGATTCAAAGGTGGAGGAAGTGGCCAGGGCCTTAGGATTAAGCGACATGGGCCTGGATAAGGACGTGACGGAATTAAGCGGAGGCCAGAGGACCAAAATCCTCTTAGGAAAGCTGTTACTTGAGAAGCCTGATATCCTTCTCCTTGACGAGCCTACGAATTATCTTGACGAACAGCATATTGAATGGCTGAAGCGGTATCTCCAGGAGTATGAAAATGCGTTTATCCTGATATCCCATGATATCCCATTCTTAAACAGTGTGGTCAACATCATCTATCATATGGAGAACCAAAGCCTGGATCGTTATGTGGGCGACTATGAAAAGTTTCAGGAAGTGTATGCGGTGAAACGGGCGCAATTAGAGGCGGCTTATAAGCGGCAGCAGCAGGAGATTGCGGAGCTGGAGGATTTTGTGGCCCGTAATAAGGCCCGGGTGTCCACCAGGAACATGGCCATGTCCAGACAAAAAAAGCTGGATAAGATGGATGTCATTGAGCTTTCAAAAGATAAGCCAAAGCCGGAGTTTCATTTTATGGAAGCCCGTACAGCCGGAAAATATATCATTGAGACTACGGACATGGTTATAGGTTATGAGGAGCCTTTGTCAAGTCCTTTAAATCTTTCCATGGAGCGCGGGGAAAAGGTGGTGCTGGTAGGTGCAAATGGTATTGGAAAGACCACCCTGTTAAAGAGCATCCTGGGGCTTATACCGTCCTTAGGTGGAAGTGTGGAGCTTGGAGATTACCTTTCCATTGGATACTTTGAACAGGAGATGACTCCCGGTAATACCACCACCTGCATCGAAGAGATCTGGAAAGAGTTTCCTTCCTATACCCAGTACCAGGTCCGGTCAGCTCTTGCCAAATGCGGTCTGACTACCAAGCACATTGAGAGTCAGGTGCGGGTGCTCAGCGGAGGAGAGCAGGCAAAGGTAAGATTATGTAAGCTCATTAACCGGGAAACCAATGTCCTTCTACTGGATGAGCCTACCAACCATCTGGATGTGGAGGCAAAGGAAGAACTTAAGAGAGCTTTAAAAGAGTATAAGGGAAGTATTCTCCTGATATGCCATGAACCGGAATTCTACGATGGAATTGCCACCAGAGTGCTGGACTGCAGGGAATGGGCGCTTAAATTATCTTAA